One Sulfolobales archaeon genomic region harbors:
- a CDS encoding N-6 DNA methylase codes for MMLRSFGIDAVEVSDRDRAYKILVDSLAYIVNATGIRLSAEGMRELLSRIGIEVDENAIGSIIRDIGKEMGRVSYGDIEVYRYEVPRLLSLDVRKRLAAYYTGPLGARIMGLLVRRFVEKTGRNDIVVADPFMGTAITLTEAIKSLGVHRVRRVWGVEKQPLACIVAYASLLGVIGIDDAIDVKCGDSFKIIWGKTASLDRSLRGGNIYRADAVLTNPPFTRWEALEESYRGFLMEIAALAGYSRFISRRQINLQALSLFLIDSVLSEGGLLATILPASTFYTIYGQGVKSLLRERYRVAAMIQRAEPAFSIDCGFKEVILIAMKRYEHSGGTAFITIEDEEILNMSALVENILGVDPGHGGHGYRVNLVDLYRLPYILDMNWLLLFEESEVKRLVIDTILSGLNQGVLALWKDVLGRQSIVRGVEMYGPDFFILPNRYWAVGKAWRDRVIVRNINRGEELEIDMEYLIPSLRKPGLYLDKIVVQPDHYLVSIPPKDLEDLPRDIRRYIEWGVEAAAALPAIRSFGRYWYSHIYRQMHSKNPFGHLFLPDKVDATFRNRGVFAIVSLDRTTATKNFYIMINNSRYAPLLALWFNSSLFLLLFIYGSRKIGETWTRFLENDYLNMPIPNPKIARTYLEEASKLINSLKNLTFPPLKHQLYRDYRREIDELIVKILGLHDPKGFVERLHDLLAEAL; via the coding sequence ATGATGCTTAGATCTTTCGGTATAGATGCTGTAGAGGTAAGTGATAGGGATAGGGCGTATAAGATATTAGTTGATTCCCTAGCATATATAGTCAATGCCACAGGTATTAGGCTTAGTGCTGAAGGTATGAGAGAGCTCCTTAGCAGGATCGGGATAGAGGTGGATGAAAACGCCATAGGGAGCATTATCCGCGATATTGGGAAGGAGATGGGTAGGGTTTCCTATGGGGATATAGAGGTATATAGGTATGAGGTTCCGCGTCTTCTATCTTTGGATGTGAGGAAAAGGCTTGCAGCATATTATACAGGGCCTCTGGGCGCGAGGATCATGGGTCTTCTGGTTAGAAGGTTTGTTGAGAAGACGGGGAGAAACGATATAGTTGTTGCAGATCCTTTCATGGGTACGGCTATCACTCTAACCGAGGCGATCAAGAGCCTAGGTGTTCATAGGGTTAGACGTGTATGGGGTGTGGAGAAACAGCCTCTAGCCTGTATCGTGGCATACGCCTCTCTACTGGGGGTTATCGGTATAGATGATGCTATAGATGTGAAATGCGGGGACTCCTTCAAAATTATCTGGGGCAAAACAGCCTCCTTAGACAGATCTCTCAGAGGAGGCAACATCTATAGAGCTGATGCGGTATTAACCAATCCCCCTTTCACCAGGTGGGAGGCGTTGGAAGAGAGCTACAGAGGGTTTCTCATGGAGATAGCGGCTTTAGCTGGGTACTCGAGGTTTATAAGTAGGAGGCAGATCAATCTCCAGGCCCTATCCCTCTTCCTAATAGACTCAGTGCTTAGCGAGGGAGGATTACTAGCAACTATCCTGCCAGCCTCGACCTTCTATACAATCTATGGCCAAGGTGTGAAGAGCCTGCTACGCGAGAGATACCGTGTAGCTGCTATGATACAGAGGGCAGAGCCTGCATTCTCGATAGACTGTGGGTTCAAAGAAGTAATCCTCATAGCTATGAAGCGATATGAACATAGCGGTGGAACTGCATTTATAACGATAGAGGATGAGGAGATCCTTAACATGTCAGCCCTTGTGGAGAATATACTAGGGGTAGACCCTGGCCATGGGGGGCACGGCTATAGAGTTAACCTCGTAGACCTATATAGACTACCTTATATCCTAGACATGAATTGGCTGCTTTTATTCGAGGAAAGTGAGGTAAAGCGGTTAGTAATAGATACAATACTTAGCGGTCTTAACCAAGGGGTTCTGGCCCTCTGGAAAGATGTGCTTGGCAGGCAAAGCATTGTACGTGGTGTTGAGATGTATGGCCCTGACTTCTTTATTCTACCGAATAGGTACTGGGCTGTGGGGAAGGCGTGGAGAGATAGGGTTATAGTGAGAAATATAAATAGAGGGGAGGAGCTTGAAATAGATATGGAGTACTTGATACCCTCTCTAAGAAAACCAGGATTATACCTGGATAAAATAGTTGTCCAACCGGATCACTACCTCGTATCGATCCCTCCTAAAGATCTTGAAGATCTTCCAAGGGATATACGTAGGTATATCGAGTGGGGTGTGGAGGCAGCTGCAGCCCTACCAGCTATTAGATCGTTTGGTAGATATTGGTATTCACATATCTATAGACAGATGCATTCGAAAAACCCCTTCGGACATCTATTCCTACCAGATAAAGTGGATGCAACCTTCAGAAATAGAGGGGTCTTCGCCATCGTAAGCCTAGATAGAACCACGGCTACAAAGAACTTCTATATAATGATTAATAACAGCCGATACGCACCCCTACTAGCCCTGTGGTTCAATAGCTCGCTATTCCTACTGCTATTCATCTACGGCAGTAGAAAAATAGGTGAGACTTGGACTAGGTTTTTAGAGAACGACTATCTAAACATGCCTATCCCAAATCCCAAGATAGCTAGGACTTATCTAGAGGAGGCATCAAAACTGATCAACTCGCTCAAAAACCTCACCTTCCCACCCTTGAAACACCAACTCTATAGAGACTACCGCCGCGAGATCGACGAGCTTATAGTGAAAATACTAGGGCTACACGATCCTAAAGGCTTTGTTGAAAGACTACATGATCTCTTGGCCGAAGCACTATAG